Proteins encoded by one window of Chryseobacterium sp. POL2:
- a CDS encoding succinate dehydrogenase cytochrome b subunit, which produces MAGFSSSIGRKYAMALSAFFLLVFLVMHLFTNMLSVFSETGFNQASYFMGYNPFIQYLMQPVLIFAVFFHFIMGFILEAKNNKARPVKYDVSGAAANSSWMSRNMIISGLVILAFLGLHMYDFWVHEMNFKYIEGNVDAMGTDRFWIELHAKFADPIKVAIYVVAFVLLGLHLAHGFQSAFQSVGARHPKYTPFIKAFGTWYSILIPLGFIFIAVYHFITQ; this is translated from the coding sequence ATGGCAGGATTTTCATCTTCAATAGGAAGAAAATATGCAATGGCACTATCGGCGTTTTTTTTGCTGGTTTTCTTGGTGATGCATCTTTTCACTAATATGCTATCGGTATTTAGTGAGACAGGGTTTAATCAGGCATCTTATTTTATGGGTTATAATCCATTTATCCAATATCTGATGCAACCTGTATTGATTTTTGCAGTGTTTTTCCATTTTATTATGGGATTCATTTTAGAAGCAAAAAATAACAAGGCGAGACCAGTAAAGTACGATGTTAGCGGTGCTGCAGCAAATTCTTCATGGATGTCTAGAAATATGATTATTTCTGGATTGGTAATTTTAGCATTTTTAGGACTTCACATGTATGACTTTTGGGTTCATGAAATGAATTTCAAATACATCGAAGGGAACGTAGATGCTATGGGTACAGACAGGTTTTGGATAGAACTACATGCTAAATTTGCTGATCCTATTAAGGTGGCAATATATGTTGTAGCTTTTGTTTTGTTAGGATTACATTTAGCACATGGTTTCCAATCTGCATTCCAATCTGTTGGAGCTAGACATCCAAAGTATACGCCTTTTATTAAGGCTTTCGGAACTTGGTATTCAATTCTTATTCCGCTAGGATTTATTTTTATCGCGGTTTATCATTTCATAACTCAATAA
- the ribA gene encoding GTP cyclohydrolase II produces MLKIQAEAHVPTELGNFRIIAFSDREDDWMPHMAIIAEHTDFSKDVNVRFHSECITGEVFHSKKCECGPQLDAALSYINNNGGVVVYLRQEGRNIGIINKLKAYSLQEKGLDTVEANLKLGLPADGRKFDVAIDILNMLGVKAVNLMTNNPEKLKYVENSNIKLNSRIPLQIKATEISSSYLKTKKDFFGHLLNDQDL; encoded by the coding sequence ATGCTCAAAATACAAGCTGAAGCCCATGTGCCAACAGAGTTGGGCAATTTCAGAATTATCGCTTTTTCTGACCGCGAAGACGACTGGATGCCTCACATGGCGATTATTGCAGAACATACGGATTTTTCAAAAGATGTCAACGTAAGATTCCATTCGGAGTGTATTACTGGAGAAGTTTTTCATTCCAAAAAGTGCGAGTGTGGTCCACAGCTAGATGCGGCCCTTTCTTACATTAACAACAATGGTGGCGTGGTTGTCTATCTTCGTCAAGAAGGTAGAAATATTGGCATTATTAACAAATTGAAAGCTTATTCTTTACAGGAAAAAGGCTTGGATACAGTTGAGGCTAATTTAAAATTAGGACTTCCTGCAGATGGAAGAAAATTCGATGTAGCTATTGATATTTTAAATATGTTAGGCGTTAAGGCAGTCAATTTGATGACCAATAATCCTGAAAAATTAAAATATGTTGAAAATAGCAATATCAAACTTAACTCCAGAATTCCTTTACAGATAAAAGCGACCGAAATAAGTTCGTCTTATCTTAAAACAAAAAAAGATTTTTTCGGTCATCTTCTAAACGACCAAGATTTATAA
- a CDS encoding succinate dehydrogenase/fumarate reductase iron-sulfur subunit, which translates to MSAKKGLNLTLKIWRQKNNKSKGQFETYKISDVSTDSSFLEMLDILNENLINEGKEPIAFDHDCREGICGMCSLYINGRAHGPDTGITTCQLHMRHFKDGETIVIEPWRSAAFPVIKDLVVDRSAFDRVMAAGGFISVNTSGRTTDANNILVPKEDSDRAMDAAACIGCGACVATCKNGSAMLFVGAKVSQYALLPQGRVEAKRRVLNMVAAMDEEGFGNCSNTGACEVECPKGISLETIARMNREYMSAFADKG; encoded by the coding sequence ATGAGTGCAAAAAAAGGCTTAAATCTTACGCTGAAAATTTGGAGACAAAAAAATAATAAATCCAAAGGTCAATTTGAGACCTATAAAATATCTGACGTTTCTACAGATTCTTCATTCTTAGAAATGTTAGACATTCTGAACGAAAACTTAATTAACGAAGGTAAAGAACCTATCGCTTTCGATCACGACTGTCGTGAAGGGATTTGCGGAATGTGTTCTTTATACATCAACGGTCGTGCGCACGGTCCCGATACAGGTATCACAACTTGTCAGTTACACATGCGTCACTTCAAAGATGGAGAAACTATCGTTATCGAACCTTGGAGAAGTGCGGCTTTCCCTGTAATCAAAGATTTGGTTGTGGATAGAAGTGCTTTCGATAGAGTAATGGCTGCAGGTGGATTTATTTCTGTAAATACATCGGGGAGAACAACAGACGCTAACAATATCCTTGTTCCAAAAGAAGATTCAGACAGAGCAATGGATGCAGCGGCTTGTATCGGTTGTGGTGCTTGTGTAGCAACGTGTAAAAACGGATCTGCAATGTTATTTGTAGGTGCAAAAGTTTCTCAATATGCATTATTACCACAAGGTAGAGTAGAAGCTAAAAGAAGAGTTCTGAACATGGTAGCAGCTATGGACGAAGAAGGATTTGGGAACTGTTCCAACACTGGTGCTTGTGAAGTAGAATGTCCTAAAGGTATTTCTCTAGAAACGATCGCTAGAATGAACAGAGAATATATGTCTGCTTTTGCGGATAAAGGATAA
- a CDS encoding fumarate reductase/succinate dehydrogenase flavoprotein subunit, with protein MSNLDSKIPAGPLKDKWSHHKDHMNLVAPNNRDKIDIIVVGTGLAGGSAAATLAEQGYNVKAFCYQDSPRRAHSIAAQGGINAAKNYQGDGDSTYRLFYDTIKGGDYRAREANVYRLAEVSANIIDQCVAQGVPFGRDYGGQLDNRSFGGVQVKRTFYAKGQTGQQLLLGAYSAMSRQIGKGRIKMYNRHEMLDLVIVDGKARGIIARNLVTGEIERHSAHAVVIASGGYGNVYFLSTNAMGSNVSAAWKIHKKGAYFANPCYVQIHPTCIPVHGTQQSKLTLMSESLRNSGRIWVPKNIEDSVAIREGKKKAKDIPEADRDYYLERRYPAFGNLVPRDVASRAGKERCDAGFGIENNDTKEGVFLDFSTEIMKKGREAAIEKHIHNPTEQQIYDLGKAWIEEKYGNLFVMYEKITADNPYETPMKIYPAVHYTMGGVWVDYNLQSTIPGCFVIGEANFSDHGANRLGASALMQGLADGYFVLPYTIADYLSADIRTGQIPTDSEAFNQVEKEVKDRIDYLLNNKGTHSVDYFHKKLGHIMWNKVGMGRTPEGLSEAIKEIEEVRNDFWKNVKVPGSNDEMNPELEKALRVADFLELGQLMAIDALNRNESCGGHFREDHSTPDGEAERDDVNYKYVAAWEYKGNDINQEVMHKEELVYDNIEVKTRSYK; from the coding sequence ATGAGTAATTTAGATTCTAAAATTCCAGCTGGTCCACTGAAGGACAAATGGAGTCATCATAAAGATCACATGAACCTTGTTGCGCCTAACAACCGTGATAAAATTGATATTATTGTTGTTGGTACAGGTTTAGCGGGTGGTTCTGCTGCAGCTACTTTAGCTGAGCAAGGTTATAACGTAAAAGCATTTTGTTATCAAGATTCTCCAAGAAGAGCGCACTCTATTGCGGCTCAGGGAGGTATTAACGCTGCTAAAAATTATCAAGGAGATGGGGATTCAACTTATAGATTGTTTTACGATACTATTAAAGGTGGAGATTACCGTGCAAGAGAGGCTAACGTTTATCGTTTAGCGGAAGTTTCAGCAAATATTATTGACCAATGTGTTGCTCAAGGGGTTCCTTTTGGGCGCGATTACGGCGGTCAGTTAGATAACCGTTCTTTCGGTGGGGTTCAGGTAAAAAGAACTTTCTACGCAAAAGGGCAAACTGGTCAACAGTTATTATTAGGGGCGTATTCTGCAATGAGCCGCCAAATTGGTAAAGGTAGAATTAAAATGTACAACCGTCACGAAATGCTAGATTTAGTAATCGTAGATGGAAAAGCAAGAGGAATCATCGCAAGAAACCTTGTAACAGGAGAAATTGAAAGACATTCTGCTCACGCAGTGGTTATTGCTTCTGGAGGTTACGGAAATGTTTATTTCTTATCGACTAACGCGATGGGATCTAACGTTTCTGCAGCTTGGAAAATTCACAAAAAAGGAGCGTATTTCGCAAACCCTTGCTATGTACAGATTCACCCAACTTGTATTCCAGTTCACGGAACGCAACAGTCTAAACTAACTTTGATGTCTGAATCTCTTAGAAACTCTGGAAGAATCTGGGTTCCTAAAAATATTGAAGATTCGGTAGCAATTAGAGAAGGTAAGAAAAAAGCAAAAGATATCCCTGAAGCCGATAGAGATTACTATTTGGAAAGAAGATATCCAGCTTTCGGTAACCTAGTTCCTAGAGACGTTGCTTCTAGAGCAGGTAAAGAAAGATGTGATGCTGGTTTCGGTATCGAAAATAACGATACTAAAGAAGGTGTGTTCTTAGATTTCTCTACAGAAATTATGAAAAAAGGTAGAGAAGCTGCTATTGAAAAGCATATTCACAATCCTACAGAACAACAAATTTACGATCTTGGTAAAGCTTGGATTGAGGAGAAGTATGGTAACCTTTTCGTAATGTACGAGAAAATTACTGCTGACAATCCTTATGAAACGCCAATGAAGATTTACCCTGCTGTTCACTACACAATGGGTGGTGTTTGGGTAGATTATAACTTACAATCTACAATCCCTGGATGTTTCGTAATTGGAGAAGCTAACTTCTCAGATCACGGCGCTAACAGACTGGGTGCTTCTGCTTTGATGCAAGGTTTAGCAGACGGATATTTCGTTCTTCCTTATACTATTGCAGATTATCTTTCTGCTGATATTAGAACAGGACAGATTCCAACAGATTCTGAAGCTTTCAACCAGGTTGAGAAAGAAGTTAAAGATAGAATTGACTATTTATTGAATAATAAAGGAACGCATTCTGTAGATTATTTCCATAAAAAATTGGGTCACATTATGTGGAACAAAGTGGGTATGGGAAGAACACCAGAAGGTCTTAGTGAAGCAATTAAAGAAATTGAAGAAGTAAGAAACGATTTCTGGAAGAATGTAAAAGTTCCTGGTTCTAATGATGAAATGAATCCAGAATTGGAGAAAGCACTTCGTGTAGCAGATTTCCTAGAATTAGGTCAATTAATGGCAATTGATGCATTGAACAGAAACGAATCTTGTGGAGGTCACTTCCGTGAAGATCACTCTACGCCAGATGGTGAAGCAGAACGTGATGATGTTAACTACAAGTATGTTGCAGCTTGGGAATATAAAGGAAACGATATAAACCAAGAAGTAATGCACAAAGAAGAGCTTGTGTACGATAACATCGAAGTTAAAACAAGAAGTTACAAATAA
- a CDS encoding DUF2851 family protein has product MIKEDFLQYLWSKKLFENYDFVSTKGFPIEILNYGQWNHNQGPDFLFAQIKYQDTIFAGHIELHVKSSDWYFHKHSQQEDYQNIILHVVYQDDCDIDLLVEKNIPTLEIKQYIDNKKLSTFNQMDLEHFKFIPCEELITQEKVPLFFHEEKLLEKLSQKSESTKNQLSETKNDYEAVLFINLAYAFGLKINADIFKQLAESIDYSVIKKIRQNPTALEALFFGLCGWLEKPKDEMMTTWAREFQFLKSKFDIANISLNPKFSKLRPPNFPNIRLSQLAQLLSREPHLFSKIKTAKNITELKTIFLDIKASEYWDTHFNFGKISSENSLKKLSDEFVERLLINTILPTKYCLELECNENINDEIIKFYQDLKAERNSVIDTWESFGIISKSALETQSLLQHYKTFCNEKKCLNCGIGYNILKHD; this is encoded by the coding sequence ATGATTAAAGAAGATTTTCTACAATATTTGTGGAGTAAAAAGCTATTCGAAAATTATGACTTTGTTTCTACAAAAGGCTTTCCTATCGAAATTTTAAATTACGGACAGTGGAATCACAATCAAGGTCCAGATTTTCTATTTGCACAAATTAAATACCAAGACACAATTTTCGCGGGACATATTGAACTACATGTAAAGTCGTCTGATTGGTATTTTCACAAACATTCTCAGCAAGAAGATTATCAAAACATTATTCTGCATGTTGTTTACCAAGACGACTGCGACATCGATTTGTTAGTAGAAAAGAATATCCCAACTTTAGAAATAAAACAATATATCGATAATAAAAAATTAAGCACTTTCAATCAAATGGATTTGGAACATTTTAAATTCATTCCTTGTGAGGAGCTGATTACTCAGGAGAAAGTTCCACTGTTTTTTCATGAAGAAAAGCTTTTAGAAAAGCTTAGCCAAAAATCTGAATCGACAAAAAATCAACTTTCTGAAACCAAAAACGATTACGAAGCCGTGTTGTTCATCAATCTTGCTTACGCCTTCGGATTAAAAATAAATGCGGACATCTTCAAACAATTGGCTGAAAGTATCGATTATTCGGTTATAAAAAAAATACGGCAAAACCCAACGGCTTTAGAAGCTTTATTTTTCGGTCTTTGTGGCTGGTTGGAAAAGCCTAAAGATGAAATGATGACAACTTGGGCTCGTGAGTTTCAGTTTTTAAAATCTAAATTTGACATAGCAAATATTAGTTTAAATCCAAAGTTTTCAAAACTTCGTCCACCGAATTTCCCTAATATAAGATTATCCCAATTGGCGCAACTTCTTTCCCGAGAACCTCATCTTTTTTCAAAAATTAAAACCGCAAAAAACATTACGGAATTAAAGACTATTTTTTTGGATATAAAAGCCTCCGAGTATTGGGATACCCATTTCAACTTTGGGAAAATATCGTCAGAAAATTCATTGAAAAAACTAAGTGACGAATTTGTTGAACGCCTCCTTATTAATACTATTCTTCCTACAAAATACTGCTTGGAATTAGAATGTAACGAAAATATCAACGATGAAATTATTAAGTTTTACCAGGACTTAAAGGCTGAGAGAAATTCGGTTATCGACACTTGGGAAAGTTTCGGCATTATCTCGAAATCGGCTTTGGAAACCCAATCTTTGCTGCAACATTATAAAACTTTTTGCAACGAAAAAAAATGCCTAAATTGCGGCATTGGATATAATATTTTAAAACATGATTAA
- a CDS encoding glycoside hydrolase family 3 protein, producing MKRLILAVTIFSSIFYKAQYTPKNISEEQTKIAKEWVDKTYNELSEDQKLGQLFIVALYTNKGIDHINEIRNLVSKEQIGGLILMQDDAAMEVNLVNEFQTRSKVPMMIGMDAEWGIFQRIAKAYKFPWAITLGAIQDEKLVYEMATKIAADCKRMGINWDFAPVVDVNTNPNNPIIGNRSFGSDVQNVISKANAYSQGLQDNNILAAIKHFPGHGDTSADSHYDLPLVDHDIKRLNDIELAPYRALIKEGIGGVMVAHLYVPTLEKEQNIPASISKSIITDLLKNQLGYKGLIITDALNMGAVADSYQPGQLDALAFKAGNDIMLFSQGVKEGKRLIAESIKKGDISNERLEESVKKILLTKYYLGLNKYDNKNPNNILEDINNASHQQLVQKLYENALTLLKDDKALLPLNAQEKIYYLGLEEAPYQTFQNLLKNNLNIEIISSKELSKLPKNSKLIIGVHKDNSTAYKPYKISETSKKIIAEASKKHQVILNIFGSPYALRDLDTDNISTLLVSYENNDDSQKATVNGLTGKTKISGKLPVLVNDTWQFGAGKTLDK from the coding sequence ATGAAAAGGTTAATTCTGGCAGTTACAATTTTTAGCTCAATTTTCTATAAAGCACAATACACACCGAAAAACATTAGCGAAGAACAAACAAAAATTGCTAAAGAATGGGTTGATAAAACTTATAACGAACTCTCGGAAGATCAAAAGTTAGGACAACTTTTCATTGTTGCATTGTACACCAACAAAGGTATTGATCATATTAATGAAATTCGGAATTTAGTTTCGAAAGAGCAAATCGGTGGTTTAATTTTGATGCAAGATGATGCCGCTATGGAGGTAAACCTTGTCAACGAATTCCAGACGCGCTCTAAAGTTCCGATGATGATTGGTATGGACGCAGAATGGGGAATTTTCCAAAGAATTGCTAAAGCTTACAAATTTCCTTGGGCGATAACATTGGGTGCTATCCAAGACGAAAAACTCGTTTATGAGATGGCCACAAAAATTGCCGCAGACTGCAAAAGAATGGGCATCAATTGGGATTTTGCGCCAGTTGTCGATGTTAATACCAATCCTAATAATCCTATTATCGGGAATCGTTCTTTTGGATCCGATGTTCAAAATGTCATTTCTAAAGCAAATGCTTATTCTCAGGGTTTACAAGACAATAATATCTTGGCCGCCATCAAACATTTCCCAGGACATGGCGACACAAGCGCAGATTCTCATTATGATTTACCATTGGTAGACCACGATATAAAACGACTCAACGACATTGAATTAGCACCTTACAGAGCTTTAATAAAAGAAGGAATTGGTGGCGTAATGGTTGCGCATCTTTATGTCCCAACATTAGAAAAAGAACAAAATATTCCCGCTTCAATATCAAAAAGTATTATCACAGATTTACTAAAAAACCAATTGGGTTACAAAGGTTTGATTATCACAGATGCGCTGAATATGGGCGCAGTTGCCGATAGTTACCAACCTGGACAATTGGACGCTTTAGCCTTTAAAGCAGGCAATGACATTATGCTTTTCTCACAAGGTGTGAAAGAGGGCAAGAGATTAATTGCTGAAAGCATCAAAAAAGGTGATATATCTAATGAACGTTTGGAAGAAAGTGTGAAGAAAATTTTGCTTACCAAATATTATTTAGGTTTAAACAAATACGACAACAAAAACCCAAATAATATTCTTGAAGATATCAACAATGCATCGCATCAACAATTGGTACAAAAACTTTATGAAAATGCGTTGACATTATTAAAAGATGACAAAGCGCTACTTCCCCTAAACGCTCAAGAAAAAATATATTATTTAGGTCTTGAAGAAGCGCCCTATCAAACTTTTCAAAATCTATTGAAAAACAACTTAAATATTGAAATAATATCGTCAAAAGAACTTTCGAAACTTCCAAAAAATAGCAAATTGATTATCGGCGTTCATAAAGATAACAGTACCGCTTACAAGCCTTACAAAATTTCGGAAACATCAAAAAAAATAATTGCTGAGGCATCGAAAAAACACCAAGTTATTTTGAATATTTTTGGAAGTCCTTATGCACTTCGTGACCTGGACACCGATAATATTTCTACACTTTTGGTTTCCTATGAAAACAATGATGACTCTCAAAAAGCAACGGTGAATGGCTTAACAGGAAAAACAAAAATCTCTGGAAAGCTTCCAGTATTGGTAAATGATACTTGGCAATTTGGCGCCGGAAAAACATTAGACAAATAA
- a CDS encoding PspC family transcriptional regulator has product MINNIRHRFEREWFGVLTRMGSKLGIPVSKLRVFFIYSTFATAGIFFLFYLGLAFTLWIKDCIVVKRPNVFDL; this is encoded by the coding sequence ATGATTAACAATATACGTCACCGTTTTGAGAGAGAGTGGTTTGGAGTTTTGACGAGAATGGGAAGTAAGTTGGGGATACCCGTTTCGAAACTTCGCGTATTTTTTATATACTCAACTTTTGCAACGGCAGGAATATTTTTTCTATTCTATTTGGGTTTAGCTTTTACACTTTGGATAAAAGATTGTATCGTTGTTAAAAGACCGAATGTCTTTGATCTTTAA
- the bshA gene encoding N-acetyl-alpha-D-glucosaminyl L-malate synthase BshA, with the protein MKIGILCYPTYGGSGIVATELGMILANQGHEVHFISSNLPARLDMTRANIFFHKVQVENYPLFKFPPYDIALSSTIYQVVSLYNLDILHAHYAIPFAYSAFYAKQMLKEDGKDIPLITTLHGTDITLVGQHPSYNKAVEFSINQSDAITSVSESLKQDTLKNFNIKKEIKVITNFIDNRLFLDKNICCRDQFAEPREKILIHVSNLRSVKRIQDVLAVFKNVQKEIDSKLIIIGEGPDMEKINSFLTKNPELINKVRLLGKVDELYRILKLSDVFLLPSEQESFGLAALEAMAAGTPVISSNAGGIPEVNIHGKTGFVANIGDVDAMTTYTKQLLSDEKLLAEMKRNAKENAELFDIDKIIPQYIELYNEVLKK; encoded by the coding sequence ATGAAAATAGGAATTTTATGTTATCCAACTTACGGCGGAAGCGGCATTGTGGCCACAGAACTGGGAATGATTCTCGCAAATCAGGGTCATGAGGTTCATTTCATAAGTTCAAATCTTCCTGCAAGATTGGACATGACGCGCGCCAATATTTTCTTTCATAAAGTTCAGGTTGAGAATTATCCGCTTTTCAAATTTCCACCTTACGACATTGCATTATCATCGACGATTTACCAAGTTGTAAGTCTTTACAATCTGGATATTTTGCATGCACATTATGCCATTCCGTTTGCATATTCTGCGTTTTATGCCAAACAAATGCTGAAGGAAGACGGAAAAGATATTCCGTTGATTACCACACTCCACGGCACGGACATCACTTTGGTTGGGCAACATCCTAGTTATAACAAAGCAGTTGAATTTTCTATTAATCAATCCGATGCCATTACCTCGGTTTCGGAAAGTTTAAAACAAGATACCCTCAAAAATTTCAATATTAAAAAAGAAATCAAGGTTATCACCAACTTTATCGACAATCGTCTTTTTTTAGATAAAAACATTTGTTGTCGCGACCAATTTGCAGAGCCTCGCGAAAAGATTTTGATACATGTTTCCAACCTACGTTCGGTTAAAAGAATTCAAGATGTTTTGGCTGTTTTTAAAAATGTTCAAAAAGAAATTGACAGCAAGCTCATCATTATCGGGGAAGGGCCCGATATGGAAAAGATAAATTCGTTCTTGACAAAAAATCCAGAATTGATTAATAAGGTTCGGCTCCTCGGAAAAGTGGACGAGCTTTACAGAATTTTGAAACTGTCAGACGTTTTTTTACTTCCTTCCGAGCAAGAAAGTTTTGGTCTTGCGGCTTTGGAAGCTATGGCTGCCGGAACGCCTGTTATCAGCAGTAATGCCGGCGGAATCCCGGAAGTTAACATCCATGGAAAAACAGGATTTGTTGCCAATATCGGCGATGTTGATGCGATGACAACATATACCAAACAACTTCTTTCTGACGAAAAACTATTGGCAGAAATGAAACGCAATGCCAAAGAAAACGCGGAACTTTTTGACATCGACAAAATAATTCCCCAATATATAGAACTTTATAACGAGGTTTTAAAAAAATAA
- a CDS encoding DUF4254 domain-containing protein, which produces MGFTEQAWDIFNQSIEDYHQLDHVDTLENNPFQTNSLEHFLYRKNWIDTVQWHLEDIIRDENINPAEALQLKRRIDLSNQKRTDLVENIDDWFLDKFKNITPKDNARINSETIAWAIDRLSILALKIYHMNQEVVRKDASEEHVAKCSVKLNVLLEQQKDLMTAIDQLIIDIENGNVKMKTYKQMKMYNDESLNPILYQKTQKK; this is translated from the coding sequence ATGGGTTTTACAGAACAGGCTTGGGATATCTTTAATCAGTCGATTGAAGACTATCATCAACTAGATCATGTCGACACTTTAGAAAATAATCCGTTCCAAACTAACAGCTTGGAACATTTTTTGTATAGAAAGAATTGGATTGACACCGTACAATGGCATTTGGAGGATATTATCCGTGATGAAAATATCAATCCGGCAGAAGCTCTTCAACTCAAACGTAGAATAGACTTATCCAATCAAAAAAGAACTGATTTGGTAGAAAATATTGACGATTGGTTTTTAGATAAATTCAAAAATATTACTCCAAAAGATAATGCTAGGATTAATTCTGAAACAATAGCTTGGGCAATTGACAGACTTTCAATTTTAGCTTTAAAAATATATCACATGAACCAAGAAGTTGTTCGTAAAGACGCTTCAGAAGAACATGTCGCCAAATGTTCTGTAAAGCTAAATGTACTTTTAGAACAGCAGAAAGATCTCATGACAGCGATTGACCAATTGATAATTGATATTGAAAACGGTAATGTTAAGATGAAAACGTATAAACAGATGAAAATGTATAATGACGAATCTCTTAACCCAATCCTTTATCAAAAAACGCAAAAAAAATGA